In Citrus sinensis cultivar Valencia sweet orange chromosome 2, DVS_A1.0, whole genome shotgun sequence, a single genomic region encodes these proteins:
- the LOC102611050 gene encoding cysteine-rich receptor-like protein kinase 46 — MAIYHLSLIIAMSTIITFPFPEANADARTNIIERHCQKLPPENSSNYLHNYHALLNLMRGEMYKKKFASKEFGIPPSRTYMLSQCMEDLTLTECNTCFAQMNHLLADCLPAISAHVFLDGCFLRLENYSFYGEPFAPFDDMVLSYIDLFSFGFLFFHKCGVDAEQEQQDLFRRVVEEVVNKVSKNAPNENGFATHKYTLADVSAYAMASCLKTLNHQMCSQCLTKAASTALTCIPAIEGRVLFAGCFLRYSRYEFANDFKPHKDDQEQRRYVCLFLIYAFAGVLGCALAIVLGFFLGKATYRRRIYGRLQKECSKGMEMDLSLLHKSLKFLQFKYSTIEKATDCFDESNKLGHGGYGEIFKGTLQDGREIAVKRLFISRKNRIKEICNEMDIMSRAHHKNLVQFLGCCFTKKDSFVVYEFVQNKSLDRILFDPKQKKELDWKKRHVIIIGTAEGLEYLHKDGQMQIVHRDIKASNILLDLKHRPKIADFGLARFSSSEKSLLPNTAIAGTLGYMAPEYIANGQLTEKVDIYSFGVLVLEIVSGVQNNKFQSDDGFETLVTHTWKHFQAKTVLEIIDKSIEIEDIEEVKRVVWVGLLCTQELPTLRPSMTNVVQMLKQKDITLPTPSKPPFTDECMELSHTSGFSRRQSSSAKILRV; from the exons ATGGCAATTTATCATCTCTCATTGATAATTGCCATGTCAACAATCATAACCTTCCCCTTCCCTGAGGCTAATGCAGATGCAAGAACAAACATTATAGAACGCCATTGCCAAAAACTTCCCCCagaaaattcatcaaattacTTGCATAACTATCACGCACTGTTGAATCTCATGAGAGGAGAGATGTATAAAAAGAAGTTTGCATCTAAAGAATTCGGGATCCCGCCTTCAAGAACATACATGTTATCACAATGCATGGAAGATCTTACTCTTACAGAATGTAATACATGCTTCGCTCAGATGAATCATCTCTTGGCCGATTGCCTTCCCGCCATCAGCGCTCATGTTTTTCTCGATGGCTGCTTTCTTAGGCTCGAAAATTATAGCTTCTATGGGGAGCCTTTTGCTCCCTTTGATGACATGGTGCTCAGCTATATTGATCTTTTCTCTtttgggtttttattttttcat AAATGCGGCGTTGATGCTGAACAAGAGCAGCAGGATTTATTCAGACGGGTAGTCGAAGAAGTTGTGAACAAGGTCAGTAAGAATGCGCCCAATGAAAATGGATTCGCGACACACAAGTATACCCTAGCTGATGTATCAGCATATGCCATGGCTAGTTGCTTGAAAACATTGAACCACCAAATGTGCTCCCAATGCTTAACTAAGGCCGCTTCAACTGCCTTAACTTGCATCCCTGCAATTGAAGGCCGCGTGTTATTTGCTGGCTGCTTTTTACGATACTCTCGTTACGAATTTGCCAATGACTTCAAGCCTCACAAAGATGACCAAG AACAAAGAAGAtatgtgtgtttatttttgaTATATGCCTTTGCTGGGGTTCTGGGATGTGCATTGGCAATTGTACTTGGATTCTTTCTGGGTAAAGCTACTTACAGAAGAAGGATTTACGGCAGATTACAGAAAg AATGCTCTAAAGGAATGGAGATGGACTTATCGCTATTACATAAAAGCTTGAAGTTCTTGCAGTTCAAGTACTCAACAATAGAAAAAGCAACTGATTgctttgatgagtctaacaaGCTTGGTCATGGAGGATATGGAGAAATATTCAAG GGGACGTTACAAGATGGCAGAGAAATTGCAGTCAAGCGTTTGTTTATTAGCCGAAAGAATCGAATTAAGGAGATTTGCAATGAAATGGATATCATGAGCAGAGCTCACCACAAGAACTTGGTTCAATTTCTTGGCTGCTGCTTCACCAAGAAAGATAGCTTTGTTGTCTATGAAtttgtacaaaacaaaagccTCGACCGCATCTTGTTTG ACCCGAAACAGAAGAAGGAACTTGATTGGAAGAAAAGGCATGTAATCATCATCGGAACAGCTGAAGGATTAGAGTATCTTCACAAAGACGGTCAAATGCAGATTGTGCATAGAGACATCAAAGCGAGTAACATCTTATTAGACTTGAAACACAGACCCAAAATTGCAGATTTTGGCCTCGCTAGGTTTTCTTCGAGTGAAAAGTCTCTTTTGCCAAACACTGCTATTGCCGGTACATT AGGGTACATGGCTCCTGAATATATAGCAAATGGGCAATTAACAGAGAAAGTTGATATTTATAGCTTTGGGGTACTTGTACTGGAAATTGTTAGTGGTGtccaaaacaacaaatttcaaTCTGATGATGGCTTTGAGACTCTGGTAACACAT ACATGGAAGCACTTTCAAGCAAAAACAGTGCTGGAGATCATAGACAAAAGCATCGAGATTGAAGACATTGAAGAGGTTAAAAGGGTTGTTTGGGTTGGTCTTTTGTGCACACAAGAATTGCCGACTCTACGACCATCCATGACAAATGTTGTACAAATGCTTAAGCAAAAGGACATTACATTGCCAACACCATCAAAGCCTCCTTTTACAGATGAATGTATGGAATTATCACATACTTCTGGCTTTTCTCGCCGGCAAAGTTCTTCTGCTAAAATTTTAAGAGTTTAG